In Mercenaria mercenaria strain notata chromosome 13, MADL_Memer_1, whole genome shotgun sequence, a single window of DNA contains:
- the LOC128547902 gene encoding H(+)/Cl(-) exchange transporter 7-like produces the protein MNFVSSFSDLMNSPALTLNKIEKVGRIVEILRNETFCGFPVVNCNGKDNRASKVCGLILRSQLLVLLKHKVFSPPDLMQPNTVRLKDFRKYYLQNLKIEDIDISTEEMSYVMDLRPYLSPNPYTVGPTFSLPRLFRLFRGLGLRHLIVVNDCREPIGMITRKDLAKFRVESKRGLLKVEQLNIEDK, from the exons ATGAATTTTGTGTCTTCTTTCAGCGATTTGATGAATTCTCCAGCTTTAACGTTAAACAAGATAGAGAAAGTAGGCCGAATAGTGGAAATTCTTAGGAACGAAACATTCTGTGGATTCCCTGTAGTAAATTGTAACGGCAAG GATAACAGAGCCAGTAAAGTGTGTGGATTAATTTTGCGGTCGCAACTTCTTGTTTTACTTAAACACAAG GTATTCAGCCCGCCAGATTTGATGCAGCCAAATACAGTTAGACTAAAAGATTTCCGGAAATATTATCTACAGAATCTAAAAATCGAG GATATAGATATTTCTACAGAAGAGATGAGTTATGTGATGGATTTAAGACCATACCTTTCCCCAAATCCATATACAGTTGGTCCG ACGTTTTCACTTCCACGATTGTTCAGACTTTTTCGAGGTCTTGGTCTTCGTCACTTAATTGTAGTCAACGATTGCAGAgag CCAATAGGCATGATAACCAGAAAAGACTTGGCGAAATTCAGAGTTGAATCAAAACGAGGTTTGCTCAAAGTTGAACAGCTAAATATTGAAGATAAATAA
- the LOC128547903 gene encoding fatty acid synthase-like — MGDNDTVIGGSLPQRLMSCLKTLDLFLKQSEPIVTSFVPSDKSTSSSIAGEIRLDLVHAVCHILGISEPNALNPDASLGDLGLDSMMNVEVKQTLERGYDIVMETKEIRKLTVNNMRSIANTGHSLTLANKRVEQMVQDSDTNVDDLKPEY; from the exons ATGGGAGACAATGACACTGTGATTGGTGGATCACTTCCACAGCGCTTGATGTCATGTCTGAAGACCCTTGACCTATTTCTAAAGCAGTCAGAACCTATTGTTACAAGTTTTGTTCCATCCGATAAGAGTACAAGTAGTAGTATTGCCGGTGAAATTAGACTTGACCTTGTACATGCTGTTTGCCATATTCTAG GAATCAGTGAACCGAATGCTTTAAACCCTGATGCAAGTTTAGGTGACCTTGGGCTAGATTCAATGATGAATGTTGAGGTCAAACAGACACTGGAAAGAGGTTACGACATTGTCATGGAAACAAAAGAGATTAGAAAATTGACTGTTAATAATATGAGAAGCATTGCAAACACTGGTCATAGTCTTACTCTAGCAAACAAACGTGTGGAACAAATGGTACAAGACAGTGATACAAATGTTGACGACTTAAAGCCTGAATATTAG